A stretch of DNA from Noviherbaspirillum sedimenti:
ACGGCTCATGCCGTGCCACTGGTCGCGCAGGCGCCCGGTGGTCAGGCGGAAGGGGTAGCGCGCATCGACCGGCTCGGCCACTGGCTGGTAGACGGTATTGACGAATTTCGCGCGACCGCTGGCGGTGGGGAACACGCCGTCTTCGTACAGGCGTTTCTTGCCGCCGGCGGCGCCTTGCGGATAGGGCCATTGCTGCGGGCCCTGCTGCTCGAGAATTTGAAAACTCAGGCCGGTGATGTCGAGGTCGCGTCCGCGCGTCGATTCGCGGTGCTCGTTCCAGATTTCCTCGGTAGTTTCATAGGGAAACAGCGTGCGTTCCCGGCCCATCCTGGCTTCCAGCTTGCGCGCAAAGCGGATCACGATTTCCCAGTCGTGCAGCGTCTCGCCGGGCTTGTCGAGCGCGGCCTGCAGGCGCGTGATGCGGCGCTCGGAATTGGTGACGGTGCCTTCCTTTTCGCTCCAGGTAGTGGCCGGCAAAAGGATGTCGGCGTAGTCGACGCTGGCGGTGGTCTTGTAGGCATCTTGCACGATCACCAGTTCAGCCTTGCGCAAGGCTTCGCGGATCAATTTCTGGTCCGGCATCGACTGCGCCGGGTTGGTGCAGGCGATCCACAGGATCTTGATCTCGCCGGCGCGCACCGCTTCGAACATTTCGACCGCGGTCTTGCCGGGTTTGGCCGGCACGTCATCGATACCCCACAGTTGTGCGATCTCGGCGCGGTGTGCGGGGTTGGCCAGGTCGCGGTGCGCCGACAGCAGGTTGGCCATGCCGCCGACCTCGCGCCCGCCCATGGCGTTGGGCTGGCCGGTCAGCGAGAAGGGGCCGGCGCCAGGCTTGCCGATCTGCGCCGTAGCCAGGTGCAGGTTGATCAGGGCGGCGTTCTTGGCGGTGCCGGAGGCCGACTGGTTCAAACCCTGGCAATACAGCGACAGGCTGGCTTTGGCTTTGCCGAACAGGCGCGCGGCCGCCACGAGATCCTGCTCGCTGATGCCGCAGACCTGGGCGGCATAGGCCGGCGTGTAGTCGCGCACGGTTTGCTTGAGTTCGGCGAAGCCTTCGGTATGCGCCTCGATATAGGCGGCGTCGACCAGGTCTTCCCACAGGCAGATGTGCAGCATGCCATTGAACAGCGCGACATCGGTCCCGGGCAAAATCGGCAGGAACAGGTCAGCCTCGCGCGCAGTGTCGGTCTTGCGCGGATCAGCGACGATCACCTTCATCAGCGGATTGGCCTGGCGCGCCGCTTCCAGCCGGCGGTACAGGATCGGATGCGCATAGGCCGTGTTGGAGCCGACGATGAAGACCACATCGGCCAGGTCGATATCCTCGTAGCAGGCCGGCGGCGCATCCGCCCCCAGGGTTTGCTTGTAGCCGGCGACCGCGCTCGACATGCACAGGCGCGAATTGGTATCGACGTTATTGGTGCCGACCAGGCCCTTGGCGAGCTTGTTGAAGACGTAGTAATCCTCGGTCAGCAGCTGCCCGGAAATATAGAAGCCGACACTGTCCGGACCATGCCGGGCAATGGTGTCGGCGAATTTTTGCGCCATTGCATCCAGGCTGGCATCCCAGGTCGTGCGTGTGCGCGCGGCGTTGCGGTCTGTGCGCATTTCCGGATAGAGCGCGCGCGCCTGCTGCTGCAGCACCGGGCTGGCCGACAAATGCAGCGTGCTGCCCTTGGTGCACAGACGGCCGAAGTTGGCCGGATGCGCGGGATCGCCCTTGACGCCCAGCACCTGCTGGCCGTCGGATTCGATGATCACGCCGCAGCCGACGCCGCAATAGCAGCAGGTCGCCCTGGTTTGCCGGATTTCGCTCATGCAGCCTTCGCCTCCAGACCGAGCGCGTTCAGTTCATTGACGTCGAGGTAGACCTTGCCGTCTTCCACCTTGACGGCAAACTTCGGCGTGCAACCCTCGTCCGGCGCCACGGCGCAGCCGGAACCCAGTTCGATGTTCCAGTTGTGCAGCGGGCAGGCGACCTTCTCGCCGAAGACGATGCCCTGTGACAGCGGGCCGCCCTTGTGCGGGCACTTGTCGAGCAGCGCGAATACCTTGTCTTCGCTGTTGCGGAACACGGCAACGTCGGTCTGGCCGGCGCGCTGCACCACGCGCGCGCCCAGCACCGGGATGTCGCCCACCTGGCAGATCGGTTTCCATTGTTGAGTCATGCTTCTTCCTTGTTCGATAGGTGGATCAGACGGCATCAGAGGCTGAGGGGCGCAAACTGGCGGGTGTCGACCATCGCCTTTTCCGGCTCGTGCCAGGGATCCGGCTCGCCATCCAGGGAGAACAGCAATCGCTCGTACAGCGCCTTGCGATTGGCTTCGTCTTCCAGCACCTTCTTCTTGACGTAATCCAGCCCGACACGGCCGACGTAATGCACCGTGCGTTCCAGGTACCAGCCCTCTTCACGATATAGCTGCAGGAAGGCACCAGTATATTCCATGACTTCCTCGTGGGTCTTGAGCTTGACGAGGAATTGCGCGACTTCGGTCTTGATGCCGCCGTTGCCGGCAACGTAAATCTCCCAGCCGGAATCGACGCCGATCACGCCGACGTCCTTGATGCCGGCTTCGGCGCAGTTGCGCGGGCAACCCGAAACCGCCAGCTTGACCTTGTGCGGCGAGTACATGCGCGCCAGCTCGCGCTCGAGCTCCTGACCCATGCGGGTCGAATCCTGGGTGCCGAAGCGGCACCATTCGGAACCGACACAGGTCTTCACCGTGCGCAGGCCCTTGGCATAAGCCAGGCCGGACGGCATGCCGAGGTCATGCCAGACTTCGCGCAGGTCTTCCTTCTTCACGCCCAACAAGTCGATGCGCTGGCCGCCGGTGACCTTCACCGTCGGGATCTTGAACTTGTCGACCACGTCGGCGATGCGGCGCAGTTCCGACGCACTGGTTTCGCCGCCCCACATGCGCGGGATCACCGAATAGGTGCCGTCCTTCTGGATGTTCGCATGCGAGCGCTCGTTGATGTAGCGCGATTGCGGATCGTCCTTGGCCTCGTGCGGCCAGGTCGAGATCAGGTAATAGTTCAGCGCCGGGCGGCAGGACGAGCAGCCGTTGGGCGTGCGCCATGCCATGAGCTGCATCACGTCGGGGATCGTCAAGAGCTTGTTGGCCTTGATGGCGTCGCGCACTTCCTGGTGGGTGTGGTCGGTGCAACCGCACATCGGCTTGGCCTTGGCGGAGGTCGAATAATCGCCGCCGGCGGTCGCCATGATGATCTGTTCCACCAGGCCGGTGCAGGAGCCGCAGGACGCCGACGCCTTGGTGTGCTTGCGCACGTCCTCCAGGGTGAACAGGCCTTTTTCCTTGATCGACTTGACGATGGTGCCCTTGCACACGCCGTTGCAGCCGCAGACTTCGGCGTCGTCCGGCATGGCGGCGGCCTTGGTGTAACCTTCGTGGCCGACATCGCCGGGACGACCGGTATTGGATTCGCCGAACATCAGGGTGTCGCGGATCTCGGTGATATCCTTGCCTTCGCGCAGCAGCTTGAAGTACCAGGTGCCGTCGACGGTATCGCCATACAGGCAGGCGCCGACCAGCTTGTCGTCTTTCAGCACCAGCTTCTTGTAGACGCCGCCGATGGGGTCGGACAGGATGATTTCCTCGGTGCCTTCGCCGCCCATGAAATCGCCGGCGGAAAACAGGTCGATGCCGGTGACCTTCAGCTTGGTCGAGGTGACTGAGCCCTGGTAGCGGCCGATGCCGAAGTTGGCCAGGTGGTTGGCGCAGACCTTGGCCATCTCGAACAGCGGCGCCACCAGGCCGTAGGCAGTGCCACGGTGGTTGACGCATTCGCCGACGGCATAGATGCGCGGATCGTATGTCTGCATGGTGTCGTTGACGACGATGCCGCGGTTGCAGTGCAGCCCGGCCGATTCCGCCAGCTTCGTGTTGGGGCGAATGCCGACCGCCATCACCACCAGCTGCGCCGGCACTTCGGTGCCGTCGTTGAAACGCACCGACTTGACGCGGCCGCTCTTGCCATCATCCTTGTCGCCGAGGATTTCCTGGGTATTTTTCTGCAGAAGGAAATTCAGGCCGCGTTCTTCCAGCGATTTCTGCAGCATCTTGCCGGCGACCATGTCGAGCTGGCGCTCCATCAGGGTGTCCGACAGGTGCACCACCGACACTTCCATGCCGCGCAGCTTCAAGCCGTTGGCAGCTTCCAGGCCGAGCAGGCCGCCGCCGATGACGATCGCCTGCTTGTGTCTGGCGGCCGCCTCGATCATGGCATTGGTATCCTGGATATCGCGGTAGGAAATCACGCCTTCCAGATCCTTGCCCGGCACCGGCAGCACGAAGGGGTCGGAACCGGTGGCCAGCAGCAGGCGGTCGTATTCCGCCGTGGTGCCGTCCTCGGCGATCACCAGTCGCCTGGCGCGGTCGATCCTGGTGATCTTTTTGCCAAGGTGCAGGGTGATATTGTTTTCTTCATACCAATCGACATCATTCAGCATGATGTCCTTGATGGTCTGCTCGCCGGCCAGCACCGGCGACAGCAGGATACGGTTGTAATTGGCATACGGCTCGGCGCCGAACACGGTGATGTCATAGACGTCCGGAGCGAGCTTGATCAGCTCTTCCAGCGTGCGCACACCGGCCATGCCGTTACCCACCATTACCAGTTTCAGCTTCTTCATTGCACTACCCTCCTCGTTGTTCTCTCCCTCTCTCTAGCAAAAGCAATGCCAGTTGTCGGTGCAGGGAAAAAGCCAGAAAAAACGCAAGGACGCCCCCTCATGGTGAATTTGCCCGTCCTATTTGGTGCAAGGCACCGCGTCGGATCATTTTTGAAATTCGCCTCTTATATGTGTGCACAAAAATGATGGCATGGCACTTGCATAGGGCATGGCATTCACTTTTTTGGACCCGCGGGGACTTATGCAAAAATCATCATTCTGGAAGGCGGGTCACACGCCGACACTGCTGGCCGCATTCTTTTATTTCGACCTGAGTTTCATGGTCTGGGTAATCCTCGGGCCGCTTGGCATACTGATCGCCAAAGATCTCGGTCTGTCGGCTGCACAAAAAGGCATGATCGTCGCCACGCCGCTGCTGGCCGGCGCGCTGCTACGCATTGTCATGGGTGTGCTGGTGGACCATCTGAAACCGAAGACGGCAGGCGCGATCGGCCAGGTCATCGTCATCGCCGGCATGTTCTGGGCCTGGCTTGGCAATCTGGACACTTATTCCAGCATCCTGACGCTGGGCATCCTGCTGGGCGTGGCTGGCGCCGCCTTCGCAGCGGCGCTGCCGCTGGCCTCGCGCTGGTATCCGCCGGAACACCAGGGCACGGCGCTGGGGATTGCCGGCGCCGGCAATTCCGGCACCGCCTTTGCCGCCCTGTTTGCTCCCGGCCTGGCGCTGGCGTTCGGCTGGCAGAATGTCTTCGGCTGGTGCCTGATCCCGCTGGGCATCGCCTTCGTCGTCTATATGGTATTTGCCAAGGACGCGCCGTCGGCGCCGCCGCCGAAATCGATGGTCGAGTACCTGCATGTATTGAAGGACAAGGATGCCTGGTGGTTCATGTTTTTCTATGGCGTTACCTTCGGCGGCTTTTCCGGCCTGGCGTCGTCGCTGGCGATCTACTTCAACGGTCAGTACGGGCTGTCGGCGGTTACCGCCGGCTATTTCACCGCCGCCTGTGTATTCGCCGGTTCGCTGGTGCGCCCGCTCGGCGGCCGCATCGCCGACCGCATCGGCGGCATCAAGACCCTGTCGATCATGTACATGCTGGCGGCGACTTTCCTGTTCATCGCCAGCGTCGGCTTGCAGTCGCCGATGACGGCAGTGCTGGTCTTCGTGATGGCAATGCTGGCGCTGGGTACCGGCAATGGCGCAGTGTTCCAGCTGGTGCCGCAGCGTTTCCGCAAAGAGATTGGCGTCATGACCGGGCTGGTGGGCATGGCCGGCGGCGTCGGCGGCTTTTTCCTGGCGTCCAGCCTGGGATATGCGAAGCAGCTGACCGGCAGCTATCAGGCTGGCCTGGTCATTTTCGCCTCGCTGGCGGTGATCGCCCTGATCGGCCTGTCGCTGGTGAAGGGCCGCTGGCGCACCACCTGGGGCAGCGCGGCGATGACGACGGCGAAAATCTGATCTATATAATGTTGGGGACAGAGTAATTCGACGCGCTGCGGCGTCTCTTAAACTCTGTCCCACAAATATGCCACTTTTGATCTCCGCCGGCCATGCCACCGACGCTGGAACCCGTCCCCGCAACGAGGACTTCGTCGGCATGGTCACGCCTGGCGAGCCCGAGGTTTCCACCAAGGGCTTGCTGGCTGCGATCGCCGATGGCGTTTCCGGCAACGAAGGCGGCCGCCAGGCATCCGAATATACGGTGCGCGGCCTGCTGACCGATTATTACGCCACGCCCGATACCTGGCCCGTCACGCAAGCGCTCGAGCGCGTGCTGAAGGCAATCAACAGTTGGGTACAGCAGCAGGGCTCGATCCGGCCGGAACTGTCCGGCATGGCCACCACCCTGACCTGCGTGGTCGTGCGCGGCAGTTTCTATTATTTTGCCCACGTCGGCGACAGCCGGCTGTACATGCTGCGCGAAGGCAAGCTGACAAAGCTGTCCGCCGACCATGTATGGGACCGTCCGGAAATGCAGCACGTGCTGACACGCGCCATCGGCCTGGATTCCCGTTTGGCGATCGACCATGGCATGGGTGAGCTGCGCGAGGGCGATATCCTGCTGCTGGCCACCGATGGCGTCTGGTCGGCGCTAACCGAATACGACATGACCGCCCTGCTGGGCGATCTGGCCGCCGGCAAGCTTGACGCCGAAGCGACTGCCACCGCACTGGTCGCCGCCGCCCTGCGGGCCGGCTCCAGCGACAATGCGAGTGCGCTGGCGCTGCGCATCGATGCGCTGCCGCAGGAAAACCTGCGCGATGCGGTCTCGGCATCACGGCAATTGCCGCTGCCGCCAAAACTGAAAGTCGGCCAGTCGATCGACGGCTACCGGGTGGAAGCTGTGTTGCACGCGTCCCAGGCGACCCTGGTCTACCGCGTCATTGACCTGGCAAGCCAACGTCCGCTGGTGCTGAAGACACTGCATCCCGACCGCGCCGACGATGCTGACGAACGCTCGGCGTTCGCGCACGAGGAATGGCTGGCCAAGCGCGCGGTGGCGCGCTTCTTTGCGCAAGTCGTCACGCCCGCGCAAAAGAATTACCTGTATTACCTTTGCACCTGGCATGAAGGCGCGACCATCCAGCAGCATCTCGACAGCGGCAAGCATTTCACCGTGCCGGACGCGATCGGCCATGGCACACGACTGGCGCGGGCGATCGGCGCCCTGCACCGCCGCAGTATCCTGCACCGCGACATCAAGCCGGCCAATATCCACCTGGGCGCCGATGGCGAATTACGGGTGCTGGACTTCGGCGTGGCGCAATCCGGACTGGAAGAAGACGTCGCTGCGCGGGCGCCGCAGGCCGGCACGCCCTCGTTCCTGGCGCCGGAACTGTTCGACGGTGGGCAGCCCTCGCGCCAGACCGACCTGTATGCCGCCGGGGTGACCCTGTACCAGATGTTGACCCGCCACTATCCCTATGGCGAGATCGAGCCTTTCCAGCGGCCGCGTTTCGGCGAGCCGGTGCCGCCCTCGCGCTACCGGCCTGATCTGCCGCTCTGGCTGGAAAATGTCTTGCTCAAAGCGGTGGCGCGCGACCCCTTGCTGCGCTTCGAGACGGCCGAGGAATTGGTGCTGGCGCTGGAGCGTGGCGCCAGCAGGCCATTGGCCGCACCGGTGGCCACGCCGCTGGCCAAGCGCGATCCCCTGTCGTTGTGGCGGGCGATTGCGGCGATATCCATTGTGGTGAATCTCTTGCTGCTTTATCTGCTGGTGTTGCGCTAGCGAGATCGTGCGCATCGCGCACGATCTATCCATCTACGCCGCTTCCTTCATCGCCGGATGCGCCTGCCGGTGATACAGGAATTCCAGCACCGCGGTGCGGTAGGCCATGTACTGCGCATCCTGCGCCAGCGCCACGCGTTCGCGCGGACGCGCCAGGTTCACCTCCAGGATCTCGCCGATGGTCGCCGCCGGCCCGTTGGTCATCATGACGATACGATCCGACAGCAACACCGCCTCATCGACATCATGGGTCACCATCACCACGGTGGAGCCGGTCTTGGCGACGATCTTCAGCAACTCGTCCTGCAGGTGTGCGCGGGTCAGGGCATCCAGCGCGCCGAACGGTTCGTCCATCAGCAACACCTTGGGTTCCATCGACAGTGCGCGGGCAATGCCGACGCGCTGCTTCATGCCGCCGGAAATTTCATGCGGACGCTTTTGCTCGGCGTGGGTCAGGCCGACCAGCGCCAGCGCCGCACGGGTGCGCTCCTTCAATTGCGCCTTCGATTCGGCGGCACCGAACACCCGCTCGACCGCCAGATAGACGTTTTCAAAGCAGGTTAGCCACGGCAAGAGCGAGTGGTTCTGGAACACCACGCCGCGCTCCGGCGATGGTCCGCTGATTTCGCGGTTGGCGCACAGCAGCGCGCCTTCGGTCGCCGTCAGCAGCCCGGCGATCAGGTTCAGCAAGGTCGACTTGCCGCAACCGGAGTGGCCGATCAGCGTGACGAACTCGCCCTTCTTGACTGTCAGGTTGATGTCCTTGAGTGCGTGGAACACGCCCTTCTTGGTGGTGAACGACATTTCTGCCTGGGTGATCTCGATAAACTTGTTGTTCAGCTTGTCCATGATGGTTTCCTCTTTCAGTTAGGGTCAGCTGCGCACGCTTAGTTGCGTACATCTTCATAGGTGAATGCCTTGGCGATGGCGACCAGCGCCTGCTCCAGCAGCAGCCCGACCACGCCGATGGCGAAAATCGCGATGATGATATGCGGCACGTTCAGGTTGTTCCACTCGTCCCAGACCCAGAAGCCGATCCCCACGCCGCCGGTCAGCATTTCAGCGGCAACGATCACCAGCCAGGCAGTGCCGATCGACAGGCGCACGCCGGTCAGCATGTATGGCAGCACGGACGGAAACAGGATCTTGGTGACGATCTTCCACTCGGACAGATTCAGCACCCGCGCCACGTTCATGTAGTCCTGCGGCACGCGCTGCACGCCGACGGCGGTATTGATGATCATCGGCCAGATCGAGCAGATGAAGATGGCCCAGATCGAGGCCGGGTTGGCAGCTTTGAACACCAGCAACCCGATCGGCAGCCAGGCCAGCGGCGACACCGGCTTCAAAATGCTGATGATGGGGTTGAACATGCCGGACAAAAACTTGAAGCGACCAATCATGAAGCCCATCGGGATGCCGACCAGTGCGGCCAGGCCGAAGCCGGTGCCGACACGCTCCAGCGACATCAGGATGTTCCAGCCGATGCCCTGGTCGTTCGGGCCGTTCTGGTAGAACGGATCGGAAAACAGCACGATCGCGGCCTTCAGCGTCACCAGCGGCGTCGGGATACCGCTGCTTTTGGCGGCAACGATTTCCCAGATCAGGACCAGCAACGCCAGGCCGAGGATCGGCGGCAGCACCGCCAGCAGGAAAGGCTTGAACGAGATTTTCCGGCCATTGCTCTGGACCTGTGCAGCAGCGACTGCTTGCGCTTTTTCCGCAACGGCGGGCTTGACCGCCCTGGCGGGCGGCGATTCGGCAACCGGCACTGCCGGTTCGTTCATTCGGGTATTCATAACTGCGCTCATGATGACTCCAGATAATGTAAATCAGGCTTTGATCTTGAAACCGTCGGCGTACTTGGCCGGGTTCTTGCCGTCCCAGACCACGCCGTCGATCATCTTGCTGGTGCGCATGACATCCTTGGGGATGCTGACTTTCATCGCCGATGCCGCTTCCTTATACAGGTCGACCTTGTTGATCTGCTTCGCCACGGCCAGGTAGTCCGGATGGTCCTTGATCAGGCCCCAGCGCTTGTGCTGGGTCAGGAACCACATGCCGTCGGACAGGTAAGGGAAATTGACCTGGCCATCATTGAAGAACTTCATGTGGTTCGGGTCGTCCCAGGTCTTGCCCAGGCCATTCTGGTAACGGCCCAGGATGCGCTGGTTGATGGCGTCGACGCTGGTGTTGACATAGGACTTCTGCGCCACGGTTTCAGCCATCTTCAGCTTGTTCTGCAGGCCGGCATCAATCCACTTGCCGGCTTCGATAATGGCCATCATGACTGCGCGCGCGGTATTCGGATGCTTGTCGACGAAGTCGGCGGTGGTGCCCAATACCTTTTCCGGATGGTCTTTCCAGATATCCTGGGTGGTGGCGGCGGTGATGCCGATGCCGTCCATGATGGCGCGGTGGCCCCAGGGTTCGCCGACGCAGAAGCCGTCCATGTTACCGACGCGCATGTTGGCGACCATTTGCGGCGGCGGCACGGTGATCGCCTTGGCATCCTTGAAGGGATCGATGCCGGCGGAAGCCAGCCAGTAATACAGCCACATGGCGTGGGTGCCGGTCGGGAAAGTCTGGGCGAAGGTATATTCGCGCTTTTCGTTGGCCATCACCTTGGCCAACGAGGGGCCATCGACCGCGCCCTTGTCCGCCAGCTTTTTCGACAGCGTAATGGCCTGGCCGTTGTGGTTCAGGTTCATCAGCACCGCCATGTCTTTTTTGGGACCAGACACGCCCAGGTGCACGCCGTAGACCAGGCCGTACAGCACGTGCGCCATGTCGAGCTCGCCATTGACCAGCTTGTCGCGCACACCGGCCCAGGACGCTTCTTTGGTCGGGATGATCTTGACGCCGTACTTCTTGTCGAAGCCCAGCACAGAGGCCATCACCACCGAGGCGCAGTCGGTCAGCGGAATGAAGCCGATCTTGACCTCTTCCTTTTCCGGCTTGTCGGAACCGGCCGCCCACACGCCGCCCATGGCCAGGCTGCCGAAGGCGCCCGCTGTCATGACTGCGCCGGCTTTCAAAATGGAACGGCGCGAGATGTTGGTGCTGTCGTCTTGCTTTGTCATGCTGCTCTCCCTGGGATGGAATACAAATCCGAAAATCCAAATAAAAAAAGGTGCCCGGCCGCTGCGGAAAAATCCCGCACGACACGGACACCTTTGTCCCGGACCATCCCGACCATCGTTGGTCGGAATAATCGTTGATTGCTGCGCCATCATTGGCGCTTGTCTACCTTAATGCAATTGACGTGCCAGCCAGAAGCGCCGCATTTCCCCGGATGCCACCATACTGGCGAACATTTTTTTGCGCCATTTGCGTGCACACGCATCAAAATGGCGCGACCCGACTCCCTCAAGCCGCACAGGCATGACGGATAGCGAAGCCATCGGCATAGGCGGCCGGTGCGCTGCCGTCCCACACCACGCCATCGACCAGGGTGCTGCTGCGCATCGGATTATCGGGCACGGCAACGCCGGCCATGGCCGCCGCTTCGCAGTACAAATCGATCCTGTTGATCCCCTGCGCCACGCCGAGGTAATCCGGATGTTCTTTCAGCAAGCCCCAGCGCTTGTGCTGGGTCAGGAACCACATGCCATCGGACAGGTAGGGAAAATTCACTGCACCATCCTGGTGGAATGCCATGCAGTTCGGATCGTCGTGGCTGCCGCCGGTGCCGTCGCTGTAATGGCCGAGCATGCGTGGGCTGATCACATTGACCGAGGTATTGACATAGGCCTTGCCGGCGATAGTCTCGGCCGCGCGCAGCTTGTTGGCCGCCGAAGCATCGATCCAACGGCTGGCTTCCAGCACGGCCGCCGTCAGCGCGCGCGCGGTATTCGGGTAGCGGCGCACGAATCCGGCGCTCGCGCCCAGCACTTTTTCCGGATGACCCGGCCAGATGTCCTGGCTGGCGGCAGCGGTGATGCCGACGTTATCGGCGATCGCGCGATGATTCCATGGCTCGCCGGCGCAAAAGCCGTCGATATTGCCGAGCGCCATATTAACCACCATTTGTGGCGGCGGCACAGTCACCACGCGCACATCGCGCAGCGGATGCATGCCGTGTGCGGCCAGCCAGTAATACAGCCACATGGCGTGGGTGCCGGTGGGGAAAGTATGGGCAAAGGTATACGTGCCGTAATGACGTGGCTCCTGCTTGATCAGCCTGCCCAGCGATGCGCCGTCGCGCGCGCCCTTGCCGGCCAGGTGATTCGACAAGGTGATCGCCTGGCCATTCCGGTTCAAGGTCATCAAGACCACCATGTCACGGCGGGCGCAGCCGATCCCCAGG
This window harbors:
- a CDS encoding CmpA/NrtA family ABC transporter substrate-binding protein; this translates as MTKHALGGLGGSPAAGAWTAGSDRPEKQEVRIGFMPLTDCASVVMASILGFDKKYGISIVPTREASWASVRDKLASGELDAAQALYGLVYGVHLGIGCARRDMVVLMTLNRNGQAITLSNHLAGKGARDGASLGRLIKQEPRHYGTYTFAHTFPTGTHAMWLYYWLAAHGMHPLRDVRVVTVPPPQMVVNMALGNIDGFCAGEPWNHRAIADNVGITAAASQDIWPGHPEKVLGASAGFVRRYPNTARALTAAVLEASRWIDASAANKLRAAETIAGKAYVNTSVNVISPRMLGHYSDGTGGSHDDPNCMAFHQDGAVNFPYLSDGMWFLTQHKRWGLLKEHPDYLGVAQGINRIDLYCEAAAMAGVAVPDNPMRSSTLVDGVVWDGSAPAAYADGFAIRHACAA
- a CDS encoding CmpA/NrtA family ABC transporter substrate-binding protein; its protein translation is MTKQDDSTNISRRSILKAGAVMTAGAFGSLAMGGVWAAGSDKPEKEEVKIGFIPLTDCASVVMASVLGFDKKYGVKIIPTKEASWAGVRDKLVNGELDMAHVLYGLVYGVHLGVSGPKKDMAVLMNLNHNGQAITLSKKLADKGAVDGPSLAKVMANEKREYTFAQTFPTGTHAMWLYYWLASAGIDPFKDAKAITVPPPQMVANMRVGNMDGFCVGEPWGHRAIMDGIGITAATTQDIWKDHPEKVLGTTADFVDKHPNTARAVMMAIIEAGKWIDAGLQNKLKMAETVAQKSYVNTSVDAINQRILGRYQNGLGKTWDDPNHMKFFNDGQVNFPYLSDGMWFLTQHKRWGLIKDHPDYLAVAKQINKVDLYKEAASAMKVSIPKDVMRTSKMIDGVVWDGKNPAKYADGFKIKA